A stretch of Cicer arietinum cultivar CDC Frontier isolate Library 1 chromosome 5, Cicar.CDCFrontier_v2.0, whole genome shotgun sequence DNA encodes these proteins:
- the LOC101512205 gene encoding uncharacterized protein isoform X1 — MSCSGGCHLMCSPVKILNMYGRKACQLVKEFASGEKGQLTPFNNDLFEQVVSECSQHHLELQSLIRKMQEEGLDVQTARNADHYGALIHLFSIVRNKRCLTAYVYNRAETVRNLLWKIGPVLPKEIEEKLNHWEEEYFKKHSAALKSYMSKALVDLTVDMVPPKDPYIQVRVLEDIREGIVLSDDKNPNFARHSMHFLKRTDAEKYISRGLMEELTG; from the exons ATGAGCTGTTCTGGAGGATGTCATCTTA TGTGTAGTCCAGTAAAGATACTCAACATGTATGGGAGAAAAGCTTGCCAACTTGTGAAAGAATTCGCAAGTGGAGAAAAAGGCCAGCTCACACCATTTAAT AATGACTTGTTTGAACAAGTAGTTTCAGAATGCAGTCAACATCACCTTGAGCTTCAGTCCTTGATAAG GAAGATGCAGGAAGAAGGTTTGGATGTCCAAACGGCTAGAAATGCTGATCACTACGGAGCTCTCATCCATCTATTTTCTATAGTCCGAAATAAACGTTGTCTAACAGCCTATGT GTATAACCGAGCAGAAACTGTACGTAACTTGTTATGGAAGATAGGGCCTGTGCTTCCTAAAGAAATTGAAGAGAAGCTTAATCATTGGGAGGAAGAGTATTTCAAGAAGCACTCTGCAGCATTGAAATCTTATATGTCAAAAGCGTTGGTTGATCTTACTGTG GATATGGTGCCACCAAAAGATCCATATATTCAAGTAAGGGTCCTTGAAGACATAAGAGAAGGCATTGTACTTAGTGATGATAAGAATCCCAATTTCGCCCGCCATTCCATGCACTTTCTGAAGCGAACCGATGCAGAGAAATATATCTCAAGg GGCTTAATGGAGGAACTTACTGGTTGA
- the LOC101501183 gene encoding F-box only protein 8-like: protein MEKLVAMTNEELKARNKLNHIHDDLVFSILSKLPLKSIKRFECINKSWSILFENHNFMKMFRNHFLSNNNDSDSGDTFLLLNDVDPPAPPKKYRICSFYLLSSESQQFDNKIKLDLPFSIDDFGIGIFILGFNSINGIFCVCREAPIRFRIVLWNPTTAEFFAIPPSSEECVPYRSPYLGLIGFGYDHIRDDYKVIRYTTFLPITDEEIDVPLKDRSFDPVLEIYSFSSNSWRILDIDMPYVYIDEFSRGTGVHINGMCHWWYMYEGCRLGQMARHLVVLNESISLISNCPDTTTFHISTLGELGVVKSWITLFVVGPLPFIECPIGVGKKGNICFKTYDDKLVWVDLNTHIIDEIGVNGKRGSCRTGIYKKNLFPIGGINN from the exons ATGGAGAAACTTGTAGCTATGACGAATGAAGAGTTAAAGGCAAGAAACAAACTTAATCATATTCATGACGATCTTGTTTTCTCCATTCTATCAAAACTACCTCTCAAATCTATAAAGCGTTTTGAATGCATAAACAAATCATGGtcgattttatttgaaaatcatAATTTCATGAAAATGTTCCGCAACCATTTCTTATCTAATAATAACGATTCTGATTCTGGTGATACCTTTCTCCTACTCAATGATGTTGATCCGCCTGCGCCACCTAAAAAATATCGTATTTGCTCATTTTATTTGCTCTCTAGTGAAAGTCAGCAGTTTGATAATAAGATCAAGTTAGATTTGCCATTTTCAATTGACGATTTTGGTattggtatttttattttaggtttCAACAGTATTAATGGTATTTTTTGTGTTTGTCGAGAAGCTCCAATAAGATTCCGAATTGTATTATGGAACCCGACTACTGCCGAATTCTTTGCCATTCCTCCTAGCTCTGAAGAGTGTGTACCTTATCGGAGCCCTTATTTGGGGCTTATTGGATTTGGTTATGACCATATTAGAGATGACTATAAAGTCATTCGATATACAACATTTCTCCCAATCACTGACGAAGAAATAGATGTGCCATTGAAAGATAGATCGTTTGACCCCGTGTTGGAGATTTATAGTTTTAGTAGTAACTCTTGGAGGATACTTGATATCGACATGCCTTATGTCTATATTGATGAATTCTCTCGTGGTACCGGAGTGCACATCAATGGAATGTGCCATTGGTGGT ACATGTATGAAGGTTGTAGACTTGGACAGATGGCGAGACACTTGGTGGTGTTAAATGAGTCAATTTCTTTGATCTCAAATTGTCCCGATACAACTACCTTTCATATTTCAACTTTGGGTGAACTTGGCGTGGTGAAATCATGGATTACACTCTTTGTTGTCGGGCCCTTACCTTTCATTGAGTGTCCCATTGGGGTTGGGAAGAAGGGCAACATTTGCTTCAAAACATACGATGATAAACTAGTTTGGGTTGATTTAAACACCCAtataattgatgaaattggTGTTAATGGAAAGAGAGGTAGTTGTCGTACAGGAATTTACAAGAAAAACCTTTTTCCAATTGGAGGAATTAATAATTAG
- the LOC101495000 gene encoding uncharacterized protein, whose translation MYGRKACQLVKEFASGEKGQLTPFNNDLFEQVVSECSQHHLEIQSLIRKMQEEGLDVQTARNVDHYGALIHLTAYVYNRAETVRNLLWKIGPMLPKEIEAKLNH comes from the exons ATGTATGGGAGAAAAGCTTGCCAACTTGTGAAAGAATTCGCAAGTGGAGAAAAAGGCCAGCTCACACCATTTAAT AATGACTTGTTTGAACAAGTAGTTTCAGAATGCAGTCAACATCACCTTGAGATTCAGTCCTTGATAAG GAAGATGCAAGAAGAAGGTTTGGATGTCCAAACGGCTAGAAATGTTGATCACTACGGAGCCCTCATCCATCTAACAGCCTATGT GTATAACCGAGCAGAAACTGTACGTAACTTGTTATGGAAGATAGGGCCTATGCTTCCTAAAGAAATTGAAGCGAAGCTTAATCATTAG
- the LOC101512205 gene encoding uncharacterized protein isoform X2, producing MYGRKACQLVKEFASGEKGQLTPFNNDLFEQVVSECSQHHLELQSLIRKMQEEGLDVQTARNADHYGALIHLFSIVRNKRCLTAYVYNRAETVRNLLWKIGPVLPKEIEEKLNHWEEEYFKKHSAALKSYMSKALVDLTVDMVPPKDPYIQVRVLEDIREGIVLSDDKNPNFARHSMHFLKRTDAEKYISRGLMEELTG from the exons ATGTATGGGAGAAAAGCTTGCCAACTTGTGAAAGAATTCGCAAGTGGAGAAAAAGGCCAGCTCACACCATTTAAT AATGACTTGTTTGAACAAGTAGTTTCAGAATGCAGTCAACATCACCTTGAGCTTCAGTCCTTGATAAG GAAGATGCAGGAAGAAGGTTTGGATGTCCAAACGGCTAGAAATGCTGATCACTACGGAGCTCTCATCCATCTATTTTCTATAGTCCGAAATAAACGTTGTCTAACAGCCTATGT GTATAACCGAGCAGAAACTGTACGTAACTTGTTATGGAAGATAGGGCCTGTGCTTCCTAAAGAAATTGAAGAGAAGCTTAATCATTGGGAGGAAGAGTATTTCAAGAAGCACTCTGCAGCATTGAAATCTTATATGTCAAAAGCGTTGGTTGATCTTACTGTG GATATGGTGCCACCAAAAGATCCATATATTCAAGTAAGGGTCCTTGAAGACATAAGAGAAGGCATTGTACTTAGTGATGATAAGAATCCCAATTTCGCCCGCCATTCCATGCACTTTCTGAAGCGAACCGATGCAGAGAAATATATCTCAAGg GGCTTAATGGAGGAACTTACTGGTTGA